CGGGATCTTTCCGAACCTGACCGTCCGGGAAAACCTGCTGATGATGACCTGTACCGGCCGGCCGCGGGGGGAGATCGAAGAGATTGCGTTCGGTCGGTTCCCGATTCTGGCCGACCGGGCGAACCAACTCGCGGGCACCATGTCCGGTGGCGAACAGCAGATGCTCGCACTCGCCCGAGGACTGACCACCGACCCTGCCGTGCTGCTGCTCGACGAACTCTCGATGGGACTGGCGCCGCTGGTGGTCGGCCGGCTCTACGAGCAGGTCGCCGAGATCGCCGCGCAGGGCGTCGCGGTGCTCGTGGTCGAGCAGTTCGCGGCGGCGGTCCTCGATCTCGCCGACCACGCGGTGGTGTTGGTTCGGGGTCGAGTAGCGCGACACGGAGCCCCGGACAGTGGAATTCGCGATGAACTGGCCGCCCTCTACCTAGGAAGTGACCCGGCATGACCGACTCCCGTGCGGACCGATTCGTCCGTGAGATGCAGGAACTCCAGATCCCGGATCCGGCGGCCGGCCGGGCGAGGTTGTGGCTGCGGGTCGGAGTGATCCTGATGGTCGGCGGCCTGGTGGTCACGGTGGTCGCCTACCTGATGTGCCACGGCACCACCGACCCGCTGGCCCAGCGCGACGCGATGACCCTGGCCCTCGGT
Above is a genomic segment from Skermania piniformis containing:
- a CDS encoding ABC transporter ATP-binding protein, whose amino-acid sequence is MTAATAPPAAATVDTGPSAPLVELRDVRAAYDAITVLHGVDLTVRAGRVTALLGPNGAGKSTVLATVAGVHPVSGGQLLLGGRDVTGAQPRELARAGVCLIPEGRGIFPNLTVRENLLMMTCTGRPRGEIEEIAFGRFPILADRANQLAGTMSGGEQQMLALARGLTTDPAVLLLDELSMGLAPLVVGRLYEQVAEIAAQGVAVLVVEQFAAAVLDLADHAVVLVRGRVARHGAPDSGIRDELAALYLGSDPA